A single genomic interval of Shewanella halotolerans harbors:
- a CDS encoding efflux RND transporter permease subunit translates to MNQQDRHQDNQHSPKRLGFSGRLAAMFQLSAITPLLALLGLLLGLFAVMVTPKEEEPQIDVTFADIYIPFPGATPSEVEHLVTQPMEEVISQIKGIDTLYSFSQPDGALIIAIFEVGIPRNEAIVKLYNQVYSNKDKVASQAGVGEPQIKPRGIDDVPIVSLTLWSKDRAQSAEQLTHIAKGLESELKRIPGTREIYSVGSHEISLNVRIDPAKMSFYGLTYDDINRSLSSNNHVSMPVSLVQDNQEIKVQTGQFLKSKQEVEQLVVAVYQDESGQSAPVYLGDIAKISLNSDIPVQHAWHGDKSAIYPAVTIAIGKQPGENAVDIANVILERLDKIDNILVPDDVNITVSRNYGKTAGDKANTLILKLVFATSAVVILVFLTMGLRESVVVGIAIIITLAITLFASWAWGFTLNRISLFALIFSIGILVDDAIVVVENIHRHMALGKRSFVELIPVAVDEVGGPTILATFTVIAALMPMAFVSGLMGPYMSPIPINASMGMLISLAIAFIVTPWLATKLLKGHQHQGGDGEHDVDDRMLRLFTRLISPFVRGKQAGKARIGLGAAIALLIMIAVSLPVGQLVVLKMLPFDNKSEFQVMLDMPEGTPIEQTQRVLKALAMELDKVEEVDNYQLYAGTAAPMNFNGLVRHYFLRQSQELGDIQVNLVDKGDRDRDSHSIASEVRRALQATAKQYNANVKVVEVPPGPPVWSPILAEVYGPNAEMRETAANALQQLFHDTQDVVDIDIYLPAAQQKWQVNIDRAKASLMGVPYSNIVDLVATSVGGKAVSYLHKPNQKSPVPIKLQLEEGAKVDLEQVLNLRLTNASGNSVPVSELITIHKRAIDAPIIRKNMIPMIMVVADMAGPLDSPLYGMFEIAGSINQEGGLGFDQHYVNQPSGLDSIAVLWDGEWKITYETFRDMGIAYGVGMIAIYLLVVGQFRSYSVPLIIMAPIPLTIIGVMPGHALLGAQFTATSMIGMIALAGIIVRNSILLVDFINQETAAGVPFEQAVIHSGAVRAKPIMLTGLAAMIGALFILDDPIFNGLAISLIFGILVSTLLTLVVIPVLYYAVMRHRPEYFAAVNPQS, encoded by the coding sequence ATGAATCAGCAAGATCGACACCAAGATAATCAGCACAGCCCAAAACGTCTGGGATTTTCCGGACGCCTGGCGGCCATGTTCCAGCTGAGCGCTATCACCCCCTTGCTGGCCCTGCTTGGCCTGCTGCTGGGTCTGTTCGCCGTCATGGTGACCCCAAAAGAGGAAGAGCCGCAGATAGATGTCACCTTTGCCGACATCTACATCCCCTTCCCCGGCGCCACGCCGAGCGAGGTCGAGCATCTGGTGACCCAGCCCATGGAGGAGGTGATCTCGCAGATCAAGGGAATAGACACCCTCTACTCCTTCTCACAGCCAGACGGCGCACTGATCATCGCCATCTTCGAGGTGGGGATCCCGCGCAACGAGGCGATCGTTAAGCTCTACAATCAGGTCTATTCCAACAAGGACAAGGTTGCCAGCCAGGCAGGCGTGGGCGAGCCACAGATCAAGCCCCGCGGCATCGACGATGTGCCCATCGTCAGCCTGACCCTATGGTCGAAAGACAGGGCGCAATCTGCCGAGCAGCTGACCCATATAGCCAAGGGGCTGGAGAGCGAGCTGAAACGCATTCCGGGCACCCGCGAGATCTACAGCGTCGGCAGCCATGAGATCAGCCTCAACGTGCGCATCGATCCCGCCAAGATGAGCTTCTATGGCCTCACCTACGACGATATCAACCGTAGCCTGTCGAGCAATAACCATGTCTCCATGCCGGTATCTCTGGTGCAGGATAATCAAGAGATCAAGGTTCAGACTGGGCAGTTTTTAAAATCGAAACAAGAGGTTGAGCAGCTGGTTGTCGCCGTGTATCAGGACGAGTCGGGCCAGAGCGCCCCCGTGTATCTGGGCGATATCGCCAAGATAAGCCTCAACAGCGACATCCCGGTCCAGCACGCCTGGCACGGCGATAAGTCGGCCATCTATCCTGCGGTCACCATCGCCATCGGCAAGCAGCCGGGTGAGAACGCCGTGGATATCGCCAATGTGATCCTCGAGCGTCTGGACAAGATAGACAACATACTGGTACCCGACGATGTCAACATCACAGTCTCGCGCAACTATGGTAAGACGGCGGGCGACAAGGCCAACACCCTGATCCTAAAGCTAGTGTTTGCCACCTCGGCCGTGGTGATCTTGGTCTTCCTCACCATGGGGCTACGCGAATCTGTGGTGGTGGGCATCGCCATCATCATCACCCTGGCGATCACCCTGTTTGCCTCCTGGGCCTGGGGCTTTACCCTTAACCGTATCTCATTGTTCGCCTTGATCTTCTCTATCGGCATACTCGTAGATGACGCCATTGTGGTGGTGGAGAACATCCACAGACATATGGCGCTGGGCAAACGCTCCTTCGTGGAGTTGATCCCCGTCGCCGTCGATGAGGTGGGCGGCCCGACAATATTGGCAACCTTTACCGTGATCGCCGCGTTGATGCCCATGGCCTTCGTCTCTGGTCTCATGGGCCCCTACATGAGCCCGATCCCCATCAATGCCAGCATGGGGATGCTGATCTCCCTGGCCATCGCCTTCATCGTCACCCCTTGGCTGGCCACTAAGCTGCTCAAGGGTCATCAACACCAAGGCGGTGATGGTGAGCATGACGTAGACGATCGCATGCTGAGGCTGTTTACTAGGCTGATCTCCCCCTTCGTCAGAGGCAAGCAGGCCGGTAAGGCGAGGATTGGCTTGGGCGCCGCCATTGCCCTGCTGATCATGATCGCCGTCTCCCTGCCTGTGGGTCAGTTGGTGGTGCTCAAGATGCTGCCCTTCGATAACAAGTCGGAGTTTCAGGTGATGCTGGATATGCCAGAAGGCACGCCGATCGAGCAGACCCAGCGCGTACTCAAGGCCCTGGCCATGGAGCTGGATAAGGTCGAAGAGGTAGACAATTACCAGCTCTACGCCGGCACCGCCGCGCCGATGAACTTTAACGGCCTGGTGCGTCACTACTTCCTCAGACAGAGTCAGGAGCTGGGCGACATTCAGGTCAATCTGGTCGATAAAGGCGATCGCGACAGAGACAGCCACAGCATAGCTTCCGAGGTGCGCCGCGCGCTGCAGGCCACCGCCAAACAATACAATGCCAACGTCAAGGTGGTGGAAGTGCCCCCTGGCCCACCTGTATGGTCGCCGATCCTGGCCGAGGTCTATGGCCCTAACGCCGAGATGCGTGAGACCGCAGCCAATGCACTGCAGCAGCTGTTCCACGATACCCAGGATGTGGTGGATATCGACATCTACCTGCCGGCTGCGCAGCAGAAATGGCAGGTCAATATCGACCGCGCCAAGGCCAGCCTGATGGGCGTGCCCTACAGCAATATCGTCGATCTGGTGGCCACTTCGGTGGGCGGCAAGGCGGTGAGCTACCTGCACAAGCCGAATCAGAAGTCGCCTGTGCCTATCAAGCTTCAGCTGGAGGAAGGCGCCAAGGTAGATCTCGAGCAGGTACTCAACCTCAGGCTAACCAACGCCTCGGGTAACTCTGTGCCCGTCTCTGAGCTGATCACCATACACAAGCGGGCCATAGACGCGCCTATCATACGCAAGAACATGATCCCTATGATCATGGTGGTCGCCGACATGGCGGGTCCACTGGACAGCCCTCTCTATGGCATGTTTGAGATCGCCGGCAGCATCAATCAAGAGGGTGGTCTGGGCTTCGATCAACACTATGTCAACCAACCCTCAGGGCTGGACAGCATAGCCGTGCTCTGGGACGGCGAGTGGAAGATCACCTATGAGACCTTCAGAGATATGGGTATCGCCTATGGCGTGGGCATGATCGCCATCTACCTCCTGGTGGTGGGTCAGTTCCGCTCCTACAGCGTGCCGCTGATCATCATGGCGCCTATTCCGCTCACCATCATTGGGGTGATGCCGGGTCACGCTCTGCTTGGCGCTCAATTTACCGCCACCTCTATGATAGGCATGATCGCCCTGGCGGGCATTATCGTGCGTAACTCCATCCTCTTGGTGGACTTTATTAATCAGGAAACCGCCGCAGGTGTGCCCTTCGAGCAGGCGGTGATCCATTCTGGCGCCGTCAGGGCTAAGCCCATCATGTTGACGGGACTGGCCGCCATGATAGGCGCCCTGTTCATCTTAGATGATCCGATCTTCAACGGCCTGGCCATCAGCCTGATCTTCGGCATCTTGGTTTCAACCCTGTTAACCCTGGTGGTGATCCCCGTGCTCTATTACGCCGTGATGCGTCACCGTCCCGAATACTTTGCCGCGGTTAATCCGCAATCTTAA
- a CDS encoding OmpP1/FadL family transporter: MKRFNKTILAVAVTLASSQAMAAGFQLNSQSATGVGRAFAGDAVIADNASVLSRNPAAMALFDEKQLSMGLTYADVEVSVKDVYIDSALGQIHYGHVEDAAEAKIIPNFYYVSPVNDKFAYGVAMFSNFGTGTDTTPMSQQLVNGLPAPLDLLGKTEVTTLNFNLSASYRFNDHFSVGAGVDVIYGQGTLTRGGLVPTQAGAVQQDLVDVDADGVAFGGIIGAVYEINADHRFGMSYRFSPDFKATGDINMYNPVAGANVAFDEINIPMPDIFQVAGFHQLTEKFALHYTAQLTTWGDFKEITVTDGTIGGVPVAPEASLKTYAWDDSWLFSVGGTYTLNQDWTVRAGYMFDQGVVGEVSSISIPDSDRQWFTAGATYNLGKHASLDFGVAFIRGEDVDLIEHSAITGGLPIGPDTGMVHATTRSNATYYSMQYNYKF, translated from the coding sequence ATGAAGCGTTTCAACAAGACAATACTCGCAGTAGCCGTCACACTCGCTAGCTCACAGGCGATGGCCGCCGGTTTCCAACTCAACAGCCAGTCAGCCACTGGTGTCGGCCGCGCTTTTGCCGGTGATGCCGTGATCGCTGACAACGCCTCAGTGCTGTCTCGCAACCCAGCGGCCATGGCCCTGTTTGACGAGAAGCAACTTTCTATGGGCCTGACCTACGCCGATGTCGAAGTCAGCGTAAAAGATGTCTATATAGATTCAGCTCTTGGACAGATCCACTATGGTCACGTCGAGGATGCGGCAGAAGCCAAGATCATCCCTAACTTCTACTATGTCAGCCCGGTAAACGACAAATTTGCCTACGGTGTTGCCATGTTTAGCAACTTCGGCACAGGCACAGACACTACCCCTATGTCACAGCAGCTGGTTAACGGCCTGCCTGCGCCGCTGGATCTTTTGGGTAAAACAGAAGTGACCACGCTCAACTTCAACCTGAGCGCCTCTTACCGCTTTAACGACCACTTCAGCGTCGGTGCCGGCGTCGATGTGATCTATGGTCAAGGCACCCTGACCCGCGGCGGCCTGGTACCGACTCAAGCCGGTGCAGTACAGCAAGACCTTGTGGATGTGGACGCCGACGGCGTAGCATTTGGCGGCATCATAGGCGCTGTGTATGAGATCAATGCCGATCACAGATTCGGTATGAGCTACCGTTTCAGCCCAGATTTCAAGGCGACGGGCGACATCAACATGTATAACCCAGTTGCCGGTGCCAACGTGGCCTTCGATGAGATCAACATCCCTATGCCGGATATCTTCCAGGTGGCGGGTTTCCATCAGCTGACCGAGAAGTTTGCCCTGCACTACACGGCGCAGCTGACCACTTGGGGCGATTTCAAAGAGATCACTGTGACCGACGGTACCATAGGCGGCGTGCCTGTGGCGCCTGAGGCTAGCCTCAAGACCTACGCCTGGGATGACTCTTGGCTGTTCAGCGTCGGCGGCACCTACACCCTCAATCAGGACTGGACAGTGCGCGCCGGTTACATGTTTGACCAAGGCGTCGTTGGCGAAGTCAGCTCTATCTCTATCCCTGACTCTGACCGCCAGTGGTTCACCGCCGGTGCCACCTATAACCTGGGCAAACATGCGAGCCTGGACTTCGGTGTCGCCTTCATCCGCGGTGAAGATGTAGATCTTATCGAGCACAGCGCCATCACAGGCGGTCTGCCAATCGGTCCTGATACCGGCATGGTTCACGCGACCACACGCTCGAACGCCACTTACTACTCAATGCAGTACAACTACAAGTTCTAA
- the putP gene encoding sodium/proline symporter PutP, protein MNIELPILITFFGYLILMMGIGLWAYKATDSVDDYILGGRSMGPAVTALSVGASDMSGWLLLGLPGAVYLGGLGEAWIGIGLVFGAWLNWLFVAKRLRIYTQFTDNALTLPDFFEKRFEDKQSVLKLVSAVTILVFFTFYTSSGMVGGAILFEKVFGLDYNLALLIGSGIIVAYTFVGGFFAVSWTDFFQGCLMLIALLIVPVTIFSQPETQNGIHSLDPAMLSLLSDNTTMIGLASLLAWGLGYFGQPHILSRFMAIGSADDLKVSRRIAMSWMIVALMGALATGLAGTLYFADQPIDNPETIFIHLAHAAFNPWIGGLLVAAILSAIMSTIDSQLLVCSSVITEDFYKKWLRPDASSKELMMIGRIGVLTIAVISGVIALNPESSVLSLVSYAWAGFGAAFGPVVILSLFWRGYSRNGAVATIVVGAITVVLWKQSTGGIFDLYEILPGFLFATLAGVLVSLVSAPADSTREQFEQFSQKL, encoded by the coding sequence ATGAATATTGAATTACCGATATTAATTACTTTTTTCGGCTACCTCATCCTGATGATGGGCATTGGCCTTTGGGCATATAAAGCAACCGACTCTGTCGACGATTATATTTTGGGTGGCCGCTCCATGGGACCGGCCGTCACCGCACTCAGCGTGGGTGCCTCGGACATGTCCGGCTGGCTGCTATTGGGGCTCCCCGGCGCCGTCTATCTCGGCGGCCTGGGGGAAGCCTGGATCGGCATAGGCCTAGTATTTGGCGCCTGGCTAAACTGGCTATTCGTGGCCAAACGCCTGCGGATCTACACCCAATTTACCGACAATGCCCTCACCCTGCCGGACTTCTTCGAGAAACGCTTCGAAGACAAGCAGTCTGTGCTTAAGCTGGTCTCGGCGGTCACCATCCTGGTCTTCTTCACCTTCTACACCTCATCAGGAATGGTGGGCGGCGCCATACTGTTCGAGAAGGTGTTTGGCCTTGACTACAATCTGGCCCTGCTTATCGGCTCTGGCATCATAGTGGCCTACACCTTCGTCGGTGGCTTCTTCGCCGTGAGCTGGACCGATTTCTTCCAGGGCTGTCTGATGTTGATCGCCCTGCTGATCGTGCCGGTTACCATCTTCAGCCAGCCTGAGACCCAGAACGGCATCCATAGCCTGGATCCTGCCATGCTGTCACTGCTAAGCGACAACACCACTATGATAGGCCTGGCATCGCTGCTTGCCTGGGGTCTTGGTTATTTCGGTCAGCCCCATATCCTGTCGCGCTTCATGGCCATCGGCAGCGCCGACGACCTTAAGGTCTCGCGCCGTATCGCCATGAGCTGGATGATAGTGGCGCTGATGGGCGCACTGGCGACCGGTCTTGCCGGCACCCTCTACTTTGCCGATCAGCCTATCGATAACCCTGAGACCATCTTTATCCACCTGGCTCACGCCGCCTTTAACCCTTGGATAGGCGGCCTACTGGTGGCGGCGATTCTCTCGGCCATCATGAGCACCATCGACTCACAGCTGCTGGTCTGCTCTAGTGTGATCACCGAGGACTTCTACAAGAAGTGGCTCAGACCCGATGCCAGCAGCAAGGAGCTGATGATGATTGGCCGTATCGGCGTGCTGACCATAGCCGTCATCTCTGGCGTCATCGCCCTGAACCCTGAGAGCAGCGTACTGAGCCTGGTGAGCTATGCCTGGGCAGGTTTCGGCGCGGCGTTTGGCCCTGTGGTGATCCTGTCTCTCTTCTGGCGTGGCTATAGCCGCAATGGCGCGGTAGCCACTATCGTCGTTGGCGCCATCACAGTGGTGCTGTGGAAACAGAGCACAGGCGGTATCTTCGACCTGTATGAGATCCTACCTGGTTTCCTCTTCGCCACCCTGGCCGGTGTCTTAGTCAGCCTGGTCTCGGCGCCAGCAGACAGCACCCGCGAACAATTTGAGCAATTTAGCCAGAAACTCTGA
- a CDS encoding SIMPL domain-containing protein: MQKSLASILLGGFICAGLYLLGTSLGDSIIKMRAMERTVTVKGLAEVEVKADTAIWPIRFTQVDNDLNNLYQEVQSKTDKVIAFLIKQGFTQDEISSSLPSIEDRQAQGYVDPNVKYRYAAQVTVSLYTKRVDLLLGTQRNLIELTKEGIAISNQDYNGRTEFLFTGLNDLKPQMVQTATENARQTAEKFAKDSASQLGKIKQASQGQFTISNRDSNTPSIKKVRVVSTLTYYLND, translated from the coding sequence ATGCAAAAATCACTGGCAAGTATTCTCTTAGGCGGCTTCATCTGCGCCGGTCTCTATCTATTAGGCACTAGCCTTGGCGACAGCATCATCAAGATGCGCGCCATGGAAAGAACCGTCACGGTCAAGGGCCTCGCCGAAGTCGAAGTAAAGGCTGATACCGCCATCTGGCCCATCCGCTTCACCCAGGTCGACAATGATCTCAATAATCTCTATCAGGAGGTGCAGAGTAAGACAGATAAGGTGATCGCCTTCCTGATTAAACAAGGCTTTACGCAAGATGAGATCTCAAGCTCCCTCCCCTCTATCGAAGACAGGCAGGCCCAAGGATATGTGGATCCTAACGTCAAGTATCGCTATGCGGCTCAGGTCACCGTATCCCTCTATACCAAGCGGGTAGACCTGCTGCTAGGCACCCAACGCAACCTTATCGAGCTGACCAAGGAAGGGATCGCCATCTCCAATCAGGATTACAACGGCCGCACCGAGTTTCTCTTTACCGGCCTGAATGATCTCAAGCCGCAGATGGTGCAGACGGCCACGGAAAATGCCCGCCAAACCGCCGAGAAGTTTGCCAAGGACTCCGCCTCACAGCTTGGCAAGATAAAGCAGGCATCTCAGGGGCAATTTACCATCAGCAACCGTGACAGCAACACCCCGAGCATCAAGAAAGTCAGGGTGGTGTCGACCCTGACCTATTACTTAAACGATTAG
- a CDS encoding DUF3379 domain-containing protein, translating to MDELKFRREAYENPNRQDDEFLASMHESSERTAFVNDLKLLDKKLEAALKIEVPEDLEAKLLLNQQLHQHQVDRRKTGFTLALVASIAFIAGISFTLLRLAPVDLGQHALAHVYHEEMAMKSEENISVDEVNTQLASLTSLKHAHFTEQPGRVLYSTYCDFQGVKSIHLVMQGKQGKVTLFIVPLEDRMVLEEAFADNRYQGMGFKSDNAYVLLVGEHATDLDFVRDEVKESFI from the coding sequence ATGGATGAGCTCAAATTCCGCCGCGAGGCCTATGAAAATCCAAACCGTCAAGACGACGAGTTTCTTGCGTCGATGCACGAGTCGAGTGAGCGCACTGCCTTTGTCAACGATCTCAAGCTATTAGACAAGAAACTCGAGGCCGCCCTCAAAATAGAGGTGCCAGAGGATCTCGAGGCTAAACTGCTGCTCAACCAACAGCTGCATCAGCATCAGGTGGATCGCCGCAAGACAGGCTTTACCCTGGCCCTGGTGGCCTCTATCGCCTTCATCGCCGGCATCAGCTTCACCCTGCTGCGTCTTGCCCCGGTGGATCTGGGACAGCACGCCCTGGCCCATGTCTATCATGAAGAGATGGCGATGAAGAGTGAAGAGAACATCAGCGTCGATGAGGTCAATACTCAGCTGGCCTCGCTGACCAGCCTGAAGCATGCCCACTTTACCGAGCAGCCCGGTCGCGTGCTCTACAGCACCTACTGTGACTTCCAAGGGGTCAAAAGTATCCATCTGGTGATGCAGGGCAAGCAGGGCAAGGTCACCCTGTTTATCGTGCCGCTGGAGGATCGCATGGTGCTCGAGGAGGCCTTTGCCGACAACCGCTATCAGGGGATGGGCTTCAAGTCAGACAACGCCTACGTCCTGCTGGTCGGCGAGCATGCCACAGATCTGGACTTTGTCAGAGACGAAGTGAAAGAGTCTTTCATCTAG
- a CDS encoding rhodanese-like domain-containing protein produces MGVSAPSYGEEKNPKVAWEHIQQGAMVVDVRTPEEFAEGHLENAINIPFENIAEEFTKRGIAKDQSVVLYCRSGRRSGIAQESLVKLGYDNTYNGGGYQSLAKH; encoded by the coding sequence ATGGGCGTATCGGCGCCAAGCTATGGCGAAGAGAAAAACCCTAAGGTTGCCTGGGAGCATATACAGCAAGGGGCCATGGTCGTTGATGTCAGAACCCCGGAGGAGTTTGCCGAGGGACATCTAGAGAACGCGATTAATATTCCCTTTGAAAACATTGCCGAAGAGTTTACCAAGCGCGGCATCGCCAAAGATCAGTCTGTGGTGCTCTATTGTCGCAGCGGCCGTCGCAGCGGCATCGCTCAGGAGAGTCTGGTAAAACTCGGCTACGACAACACCTATAATGGCGGCGGCTATCAGAGCCTGGCTAAGCACTAG
- a CDS encoding YgaP family membrane protein, with protein MSVERSIFAFAGFMVMLSLLLTTFVHPNFIWLTAFVGANLFQSAFTGFCPAAMLMKKMGIKTEAELARMK; from the coding sequence ATGTCTGTTGAACGTAGTATTTTCGCCTTTGCAGGCTTTATGGTCATGTTGTCTTTACTGCTCACGACCTTTGTCCACCCTAATTTTATCTGGCTAACGGCTTTTGTAGGCGCTAATCTATTTCAAAGCGCCTTTACCGGCTTCTGTCCGGCCGCCATGTTAATGAAGAAGATGGGGATCAAGACGGAAGCGGAATTGGCCCGCATGAAATAA
- a CDS encoding VOC family protein, with protein MAKVIGLGGIFFKSDDPQRLAQWYKTYLQVPVENWGGAAFYLNNLMPMAATGYSVWTPMGRDTDYLHPSSKEFMFNLIVDDLNEALCQVAEGGAELLAETEDSEFGRFGWFIDPDGNKVELWQPSTQT; from the coding sequence ATGGCAAAAGTAATTGGTTTAGGTGGCATATTTTTCAAGAGTGACGATCCCCAGCGGCTCGCACAGTGGTACAAAACCTACCTGCAGGTGCCGGTAGAAAACTGGGGCGGCGCGGCCTTCTACCTCAACAATCTGATGCCTATGGCTGCCACCGGCTACAGCGTCTGGACCCCAATGGGGAGAGACACAGATTATCTTCACCCCTCAAGCAAAGAGTTTATGTTTAACCTGATCGTTGACGATCTCAACGAGGCCCTATGTCAGGTGGCCGAAGGCGGCGCCGAGCTGCTGGCCGAGACCGAGGACTCAGAATTTGGCCGATTCGGCTGGTTTATCGACCCCGACGGCAACAAGGTCGAGCTCTGGCAACCCAGCACCCAAACCTGA
- a CDS encoding efflux RND transporter periplasmic adaptor subunit, whose translation MQVQHTLSIGILLSLVSLVSGASELPTMTVAKHSQPQWITLDAQLEAVKSATVSAQTSGRIIKINYDVNDIVPQGASLLEITSKAQGAELAAAEADFARAQAQNEEAQKQRKRYEQLFPQGAISQGDMDQAIANARASAQAVSAARARIIQANESLQYTTVSAPFAGVVTKRHVEVGETVSPGQALLSGFATEHMRAVTHVPLRYIDALRANPKMKLVLTNGKELESDALTIFSFADAKSHSYKTRINLPPQEPNLMPGMWVKASFNAGDRNTLTIPESAVIYNNELSAVYLMQNHQFMLNQVRLGNKQGDSFEVLSGLSDGDTIAVDAYQVLLKLKQ comes from the coding sequence ATGCAAGTACAACACACACTTTCCATCGGCATTTTGCTGTCACTCGTCAGCCTGGTATCTGGCGCCAGCGAACTGCCCACCATGACGGTAGCCAAACACTCTCAGCCCCAGTGGATCACCTTAGATGCACAACTTGAGGCGGTAAAATCGGCGACTGTATCGGCTCAAACCTCTGGCCGCATCATCAAGATCAACTATGACGTCAACGATATCGTGCCCCAGGGCGCATCCTTGCTGGAGATCACCAGTAAGGCACAGGGCGCCGAGCTAGCGGCCGCCGAGGCCGACTTTGCCCGCGCCCAAGCCCAAAACGAAGAGGCGCAGAAACAGCGTAAGCGTTATGAGCAGCTGTTCCCCCAAGGCGCCATCTCCCAAGGTGATATGGATCAGGCCATCGCCAACGCCCGCGCCTCGGCTCAGGCCGTCAGCGCTGCCAGGGCCCGTATCATCCAGGCCAACGAGTCTCTGCAGTACACCACTGTCAGCGCCCCCTTTGCCGGCGTGGTCACCAAGCGCCATGTAGAAGTGGGCGAAACCGTGTCACCCGGCCAGGCACTGCTGAGCGGCTTTGCCACCGAGCATATGCGCGCCGTCACCCATGTACCCCTGCGTTACATAGATGCGCTGCGTGCCAATCCTAAGATGAAGCTAGTGCTGACCAACGGCAAGGAGCTCGAATCGGACGCTCTAACGATCTTTTCTTTCGCCGATGCCAAGAGCCACAGCTATAAGACACGTATCAACCTGCCGCCTCAGGAGCCCAACCTGATGCCGGGCATGTGGGTCAAGGCCAGCTTCAACGCCGGCGATCGCAATACCCTGACCATCCCTGAGTCTGCGGTGATCTACAACAACGAACTGAGCGCGGTCTATCTGATGCAGAACCATCAGTTTATGCTCAATCAGGTACGCCTGGGCAACAAGCAGGGCGATAGCTTCGAGGTGCTGTCGGGCCTGAGTGATGGCGATACCATCGCCGTAGACGCCTATCAAGTACTGCTGAAGCTGAAACAATAG
- a CDS encoding sigma-70 family RNA polymerase sigma factor yields MFSVIRNKKPKKSVNRDMLNKQRRYDSLVRALHGDLFRYAFWLCGDKHIAEDITQETFLRAWRSLESLKDDKAAKAWLITILRRENARRFERKQFDYSDVEQADIADHISSSSEENMEQHMLRRQIAKLEAEYREPLILQVIGGFSGEEIADILDLNRNTVMTRLFRARNQLKEILDDTQTRGRSNG; encoded by the coding sequence ATGTTTAGCGTGATACGAAATAAAAAACCGAAAAAGTCGGTCAATAGAGACATGCTGAATAAACAACGACGATACGATAGCCTTGTCAGGGCACTTCATGGCGACCTGTTCCGTTACGCCTTCTGGCTGTGCGGGGATAAACATATCGCCGAAGATATCACCCAAGAAACCTTCTTACGCGCCTGGCGCTCCTTGGAATCACTCAAAGATGACAAGGCCGCCAAGGCTTGGCTGATCACCATATTGCGGCGTGAAAATGCCCGCCGCTTCGAGCGTAAGCAGTTTGACTACTCGGATGTGGAGCAGGCCGATATCGCCGACCATATCTCTTCCTCCAGCGAAGAGAACATGGAGCAGCATATGCTCAGGCGCCAGATAGCCAAGCTCGAGGCCGAATATCGCGAGCCCTTGATCCTGCAGGTGATCGGCGGCTTCAGCGGCGAAGAGATCGCCGATATCTTAGATCTGAATCGTAATACCGTAATGACTCGCTTATTTCGCGCCAGAAATCAGCTAAAAGAGATACTCGATGACACGCAAACCAGGGGGCGCTCTAATGGATGA